The window TGCGGACTGGATGAAATAGACCAGATCATCACCGATAGCGGCGTATCTGAACATATTGTAAAAACACTGGAAGGGTTGGGGATTACGGTGACGATAGTGTAACTACCGCAATCGGGTAGCTTAAAACTTATGCTTCTTTAATACCTGGTTACGATATTCCTGCGGGGTTAAACCAACTTTCTCCTTAAATAATTTTGAAAAGTGCAGCGACGATTCGATGTGCAACTCGTAAGCTATTTCTTTAATTAGTTTATTAGGGTCGGATAACAATTCTTTTGCCTTCTGGATCTTTAACTGAATAAGGTATTGGCCGGGAGCTAATCCTGTATATTTTTTAAATATCTTACGGAATAACGAATAGCCTATCTGTAATTCATCGGCCACCTGTTCGGGTGATATTTTTTCGTATACTTTTTCCCTGAAAAGTACTCGCGCTTTACTCACCGTTTGCTCGGTCATGTCGGTTTCCTTCAGGCTTTTCTGCTGATGTTCGGAATGGAGCAGGCCCAGCAAATAAATAATTGCGCCCGAGATCATAGGCTGGTAACCCGGCTTTTCTTCTTTTGAATACTTAACAATATCGTTAAACAGGTTTACAATAGTCTCATTAAACCCGATATGAAAAACAGCATCTGCCGGATTGAAATAGCTTTTTTCGATAATATTATCTATAAAATCCCCTTTAAAACCAACCCACATTTCGTCCCAGCCGGTTTGTTGGTGCGGTTTATAACGATGCCTTTCCTGGGGATAGAGCAATATTACCGACCCGGCAGTTATTTCGGCCTTGCAGCTTTCCGACTCGAAGATGCCTCCGCCTTTGGTAATGTAGATCAATTGATATTCCTGCAAAACTCTTCCTGTATCCCAGTCAAAATTATGATGGGAGGGGTGTTGGGCTGGCGGATAGCAGGTGAATTTTTCAATTTTAGTGCTGCCCGCATTCAATACAGTTAACCCCCAGGACTCATCCTTCTCGCTTACCGGAAAGTACAGGAAATAATTATTCATATAGGCTATTCAAAAATTGGGAGTACTAATTTAATGCAAATTTGTACTTAACCACGTTTAATGACAGGAAATGTCAAATTCCACAACAGAGATATCATATCATACTATCCTTGTTAATGCCGTAAACTTAAGTTTGTTTAACCAATTACCATAACCAATAATAAAGCTTTCTTTTTTAGCAGATGTATGTGTTTTTGTTTTAACAATTAAATAAGCAAATGATAACCTGCAACATTTAATTTATAAATAGCTATGTATTATAATTGTTTAATTTTATTACATAATCTTTCATAATTGTATTTCAAACAATTATTAAATGTTCCGTAAATCATAACAGTGCATGACAGTTTATAAAACATATCGAAATAATTTAGTATAACCAATTTTTACTTACAGGGACAAAAATGCCCTTCCAACCTATCGGATCTTTATGAAAAAAAACATCACCAAAAAATTATTTGGAGTAATATTACCCGCGCTGGCTTTATTACCGGCAGCGCTGCATGCGCAAAAAAAGGTAAATATTAACTGGGATAAAACCCTTATCGTTTCTAAAACCACGCCCACTTTGCAAGTGGTTTATAATCCATATATCAAATCAAGCTCACCAATATACAAGGGGACCTTTCAGGCGCTGAAGGATCTGGGGGCTGATTACGTGCGCTATGTGCCCTGGTTCCCATACCCTAACGCGGCGGTGGCCGAACTGGAACCACCCACAAAAGATAAAACCTTTTGGGATTTTACCCATGCCGATCCGGCTATGGAAGATTTTATGAAAGCGCAGGAAGGCCATAGCGTGGTAATAAACTATAGTACTATACCCGTATGGATGTGGAAAACCAAAACCCGCGTAGATTATCCTAAAGACGCGGACGGCCTGATGTGGGATTATAACCAGGGTACCGAATTGCGTGACCCATCGGGTAAAGAGGTTGGTGAGTATTTTGCCCGACTTTTAAGCTACTATACTAAAGGTGGCTTCACCGATGAATTGGGTAAATTCCACAAATCAAAATACCACTATAATATCCCTTATTGGGAAGTGCTGAACGAGCCTGATCTGGAACATAAAATATCGCCGCAGCTTTACACCAAACTGTACGATGCGATTGTTACCGAAATGAAAAAGGTATCACCGCAAACCAAATTTGTCGGCCTGTCGTTAGCACATGAAACTAACCCGGAATATTTCGAATACTTTTTGAATGCTAAAAATCATAAACCGGGCGTGCCGCTTGAAGGGATCTCTTATCACTTTTATGGCCGCCCATCTACTAACGATCATGTTACCGATAGCTACCAGTTCTCGTTTTTTGATCAGGCCAACGGTTTTCTTGATCGGGTAAGATACATTGAAAATATCCGCAAAAGATTAGCGCCGAACGTCTTCACTCAAATAAACGAACTGGGTAATATCCTTTTAGACCATGACTATAAAGATCCCATTGAGGACCGTTATTGGAATTTATCGGGTGCGATGTATGCCTATTTGTTTATTGAATTGAATAAATTGGGTATTGATGTAGTAGGTGAATCGCAATTAGTTGGATATCCAACCCAGTTCCCGGATGTAAGTATGATGAACTGGAAAAACGGGAAGCCTAACGCCCGTTATTGGGTACTGAGACTGATAAAAACAAATTTTGGCCCGGGCGATAAACTGGTTACTACCAGTATTTCAAATCAGAATTTAATGGGGCAAGCCTTTGTAACCACTAAAGGAAAAAAACTGCTGCTGGTAAACAGGAGCGAAAAAGAACAATCACTTGAATTACCTGATGCCACCGGCGCGACAGTTAATTATGTTGACCTTACCACAGGCGATAACCCTATAGGACAAACCCAATTAAACAGTAATACCATAACATTAAAACCATTTGCAGTAACTGTAGTAAGCTGGAAATAACCAGTCCGGCAAACTAATTATAAAATTAAACCTCCAAATAGCAGCCCTGAATCTGCTTTAGAATTTCGTGTTCCAATAATGTGTTAAAACTATAGTGAATGGTTTAAGGCCAGCGCTATAACAAATTCATCACTTAAAAAAACAGTATACATGAAACCTATTTCAAAAGCAAAATTGCTCAGGGCTACCGGGAGTGGCGGCACCTGGCTAAGCGGTCGCCATTATGGGGCGACAAAAAAAACCATTGCCGGGCTATTGGCATTTTCAATGCTGATAACCAATTGTAAAAAGATTGCCCCACAAGAATCGGATGCCGATAAGCAGGATGTAAGTACCGCATCAAATTTAAAAACAAACACAGCAGGTGCCGATTTTACCATAGCAGTGATACCCGATACACAGGTGTATGTAGAAACCGGGCATAATACCTATCCAGACCATTGGATGGAGTATTTTACAGCCCAAACCCAATACATTGCCGACCATAAAACAACCGACAATATAGTTTATGCCATACACGTGGGCGATATTGTTAACGACGGCGATTTATATACACAACCCTGGCTGCGCGCCGATACGGCCATGAAAATATTAGACGCGTCGGGTGTTGCCTATGGTACAGCTTGCGGTAATCACGAACAGACCCCAAATGGCATCCCATTTAGCGGATCGACAAATGATGGCAGTACTACCGTAAAATATAATCAATACATGGGCACTAGCCGTGTAGGCAGCAAACCCTGGTATGGCGGTACTTACCTGGCTGGTAATAACGATAGTCATTATGACCTGTTCAGTGCCGGCGGTTTGAATTTTGTGGTGGTATTTATTGAGTACGATGAATCGTTAATGGACAATGTTAACCTCGGTGCCTGGGCTAATTCAGTGCTGACCACTTATGCATCGCGCAAAGCAATAATCGTTACGCATTATGTGGGCGGGCCAACTACGCCATCTACCTTTGGTAACCAGGCTGCCGACCTATATAGCCGCATTAAAGCACATTCTAACGTGTTCTTATTTGTAGGCGGCCACGTAAATGGCGAGGGCTTTCGCCAGGATACTTACAGCGGGCGTACCATTAAATCTTACATCTCCGATTACCAGTTCCGTACCAACGGCGGCGATGGCTATATGCGCCTGATGAAATTCTCGGTTGCTAACGATCTGATCAGCGTGCAAACTTATTCGCCATATCGTCAAAACCATGGCCAGAGCCCGTATTTTGAAACTGACAGCGATAGCCAGTTCACTAAGCCTTTGTTTCACGAAGAAACTGCCACCCGCAAATGCGACTTTAACCAGGATGGTAAAACCGAATTGTCGTTCTTTAACGCTGGTGTGTGGAAGGTTGATGGCATGACTAACGTAACTTACGGCAGTGCTACTCAAGGCGATATCCCTGTACCAATGGATTACAATGCCGATGGCAAAACCGACCTGGCTGTATGGAGGCCAACAAACTTTAACTGGTATGTTCAGGGTGTATATGAGGCGGTAACTTACGGTACAACAGGCGATATCCCAGTTCCGGCCGATTATGATGGCGATGGTAAAGCAGATATTGCGATGTACAGGCCAAGCAGTCCTTATCATTGGTATATTAAAGGGCAAACCGGTTATGATTATGGCGTGGCAGGGGCTATCCCCGTACCAGGAGATTATAATGGCGATGGCAAGGTTGATGAAGCCTACTATGTACCTTCAACCGGTATGTGGAATGTAAGGGGACAGATAACCAATAAACATTATGGAGATGTAGGCTATATTCCTGTACCGGGAGATTATGACGGCGATGGTGTTACAGATGTAGCCATTTTTAACCCGGCCGATGGCATATGGCACTTGAATAGTGTAGTGCCAAACGTAACGGTGTTAACTCCGGCCACAGGGGATATTCCCGCACCGGGCGACTATTTTGGCGATGGCAAAACGCATCCGGCAATTTATCGCCCAAGTAACCATACGCTTTACATGTATAACAACGGCACGGTTACTACTAAGGTATATAGCAGCAGCGCCACCGGCGATAAATTTTTGATATTGCCGTATCACATCCGTAAATTCTTCTTCCCATGAGAAATTAAAAAAGCGGAGCAATAATTTTCTAAACAAATTCCCGGTATGTTTTGCCGGGAATTTGCTATTTTATTAAAAAACAGTAAAATTTATTAAAACAACCCAAAAAATTATAAAAACATCTAAAAATCCTGAAAACTCTAAAACTAAAATGAAACGTAATTTACTACTTATCGCCATGTGTATGCTGGCACAAATGGCATGGGCGCAAAGCTTGTCTGTGCAAAACCTAACCTGCAATTATAAGATCAACCCCATAGGGACAGATGTTACCGAACCAACCTTTGCCTGGAAATTAATATCGGGCACCCGCGGCACTATGCAGGAGGCTTATGAAGTGCGTGTTGCGCTGAATAACAAGGATTTAATTGCAGGCAAAAACCTGGTATGGAATAGTGGTAAAGTAAGTTCAGATGAGTCGGCGCATGTAAATTATGCCGGTGCTAAACTCGTTTCAAAACAGCGATATTACTGGCAGGTACGCGTGTGGGATAACCACAAGAACGCCTCGGCCTGGAGCGCGGTAAACTACTTTGAAATGGGTATGCTATCCACTTCAGATTGGTCGGCAAAATGGATACAGGCCCCCATTATCACTAATGGCAAAATTGGCCCTGCGCCTATGTTCGCCAATAACTTTCAGGTTACAAAACCTGTAAAACAAGCAAGGTTATATATAACATCGCACGGGTTGTATGAAGCACGTTTGAACGGCGAAAAAATTGGTCAGTACTACTTTACCCCCGGCTGGACCAGCTACAAAAAACGTCTGCAATATCAAACTTACGATGTTACAGCTATGCTTAAACAAGGTAAGAATGCTACACTGGTAACGGTAGGCGATGGTTGGTATCGGGGCAATCTTGAATTTAAACTAAACCGCAATGTATACGGTAAAGAAGTTGCCTTATTGTATCAGCTGGAAATAGAATATGCTGATGGCCAAAAACAAACGTTCGCATCAGGCGATGGCTGGAAAGCTTCAATAAACGGGCCGGTGCGCACATCAGATATTTATAACGGCGAAACCTATGATGCCCGTCTGGAAGCTAACGCTAAGGCATTAAATTATACCGGTAAAGATTGGTCGCCCGTAAAGGTGATGGATTTTGGCTACGATAACCTGGTTGCGCCGTTAGGGCCGCCGGTTGTAAAGCACGAACGCTTTGCACCGCTTAAAGTAATAAAAACCCCTAAGGGCGAAACAGTTGTAGATTTTGGTCAAAATCTGGTGGGTTGGGTGCAATTGAAATTAAAAGGGAAAGCAGGAGACACCGTTACCATCAACCACGCGGAGGTGCTGGATAAGCCCGGTAACTTTTATACCGAAAACCTGCGCGAAGCGAAAGAAGAAAATAAATATGTTTTCACCGGAACCAAAGTTGATATGTTTGAACCTCATTTCACCTTCCAGGGGTTCCGTTACATAAAAATTACCGGTTATACCGGGAAACTGGATAGCACCAATGTTACCGCTATTGCCATTTACTCGGATATGAAGCCTACCGGAACGCTGGTGACGTCAAATCCCATGTTAAACCAATTGCAACATAATATACAATGGGGGCAAAAAGGCAATTTTGTTGATGTACCTACCGATTGCCCTCAGCGCGATGAACGCTTAGGTTGGACAGGGGATGCTGAAGTGTTTTTTAACACCGCAGCCTATAATATGGATGTAGCCGGTTTTTTCACCAAATGGTTGCAAGATCTGAAAGCCGATCAGCATGCCGATGGAAATGTGCCGGTGGTTATACCAGATGTGCGTAAACCGCAAAATGCTGGCTCAGCTGGCTGGGGCGATGTAGCCACTATTATTCCGTGGAATTTTTATCAGGTTTATGGTGATAAAAAGCTATTAGCCGGACAATACGCCAGCATGAAGGCCTGGGTAGAATATATTCGCAGCGTTAGCAAAAATAACTTATGGAATAGCGGCCCGCACTATGGCGACTGGCTGTTTTACACCATGGCTGATGACCGGGATGGGAAAGCAGCTATCACTGATAAATTTCTTATCGCACAAGCATTTTACGCTTATTCAACCCAAAACTTAATCAATGCGGCTAAAGTTTTGGAGCGTGAGAATGATGTGATAGCCTATACAGCATTATTGGGGGACATTAAGAAAGCTTTCTTAAACGAATACGTTACACCCTCAGGCCGTATGGTATCTAATTCGCAAACCGCCTATGTGTTGGCCTTGCAGTTTGATCTGCTGCCCGAAAAGTTGCGTGAGCAAGCAGCAGCGCGTTTGGTGGAAAATGTAAAATCGTATGATAATCACCTTACTACAGGCTTTTTAGGTACGCCACATTTATGCCATGTGCTTAGTCGTTTTGGCTATACAGACGTTGCTTATAAGTTGCTATTACAGGATACCTATCCATCTTGGCTTTACCCCATAAAAATGGGTGCTACAACCATTTGGGAACGCTGGGATGGTATTAAGCCCGATGGTAGTTTTCAAAACGTTACCATGAATTCATTCAATCATTATTCGTACGGCGCCATTGGCGATTGGATGTATAAAACAATGGCTGGCTTAAACCCTGATGCAGACGCACCTGGTTATAAAAAGATCATCATCGCGCCAAAACCGGGCGGCGGCCTTACCAGCGCCAATGCTGAATTAGAGACCCAATATGGCAAGGCAAAATCAGCCTGGAAGGTTGAAGGTGGTAAGTTAATGGTCGATGTAATTATTCCGCCAAATACATCGGCTAAAATTGTGTTGCCAAACACTGGTAATGGCACTGTGACCGAAGGAAACGCCCCGTTAGATAAATCAGCCTCAATTAAAAATATCAACAAAAAGGATGGTAATACAGAAATGATTGCCGGCTCGGGCACGTATCATTTTGAATATCAGCAATAATATATCTGATGAATATTAACAGGCGTAAATTTTTAGAAGTAAGTGCGATAGGGGCAACCGGTGCTACGCTTTTAAATTCAAAAGCGGTATCGGCCGCTATTCAAGGTGTTGCGGTAATTGGGGTGAACGATCTGCGCAAAAATTTCCTAACCCCGCCAGACGATACTAAATCATCATGCTACTGGTG of the Mucilaginibacter boryungensis genome contains:
- a CDS encoding glycoside hydrolase family 78 protein; protein product: MKRNLLLIAMCMLAQMAWAQSLSVQNLTCNYKINPIGTDVTEPTFAWKLISGTRGTMQEAYEVRVALNNKDLIAGKNLVWNSGKVSSDESAHVNYAGAKLVSKQRYYWQVRVWDNHKNASAWSAVNYFEMGMLSTSDWSAKWIQAPIITNGKIGPAPMFANNFQVTKPVKQARLYITSHGLYEARLNGEKIGQYYFTPGWTSYKKRLQYQTYDVTAMLKQGKNATLVTVGDGWYRGNLEFKLNRNVYGKEVALLYQLEIEYADGQKQTFASGDGWKASINGPVRTSDIYNGETYDARLEANAKALNYTGKDWSPVKVMDFGYDNLVAPLGPPVVKHERFAPLKVIKTPKGETVVDFGQNLVGWVQLKLKGKAGDTVTINHAEVLDKPGNFYTENLREAKEENKYVFTGTKVDMFEPHFTFQGFRYIKITGYTGKLDSTNVTAIAIYSDMKPTGTLVTSNPMLNQLQHNIQWGQKGNFVDVPTDCPQRDERLGWTGDAEVFFNTAAYNMDVAGFFTKWLQDLKADQHADGNVPVVIPDVRKPQNAGSAGWGDVATIIPWNFYQVYGDKKLLAGQYASMKAWVEYIRSVSKNNLWNSGPHYGDWLFYTMADDRDGKAAITDKFLIAQAFYAYSTQNLINAAKVLERENDVIAYTALLGDIKKAFLNEYVTPSGRMVSNSQTAYVLALQFDLLPEKLREQAAARLVENVKSYDNHLTTGFLGTPHLCHVLSRFGYTDVAYKLLLQDTYPSWLYPIKMGATTIWERWDGIKPDGSFQNVTMNSFNHYSYGAIGDWMYKTMAGLNPDADAPGYKKIIIAPKPGGGLTSANAELETQYGKAKSAWKVEGGKLMVDVIIPPNTSAKIVLPNTGNGTVTEGNAPLDKSASIKNINKKDGNTEMIAGSGTYHFEYQQ
- a CDS encoding glycoside hydrolase family protein, whose translation is MKKNITKKLFGVILPALALLPAALHAQKKVNINWDKTLIVSKTTPTLQVVYNPYIKSSSPIYKGTFQALKDLGADYVRYVPWFPYPNAAVAELEPPTKDKTFWDFTHADPAMEDFMKAQEGHSVVINYSTIPVWMWKTKTRVDYPKDADGLMWDYNQGTELRDPSGKEVGEYFARLLSYYTKGGFTDELGKFHKSKYHYNIPYWEVLNEPDLEHKISPQLYTKLYDAIVTEMKKVSPQTKFVGLSLAHETNPEYFEYFLNAKNHKPGVPLEGISYHFYGRPSTNDHVTDSYQFSFFDQANGFLDRVRYIENIRKRLAPNVFTQINELGNILLDHDYKDPIEDRYWNLSGAMYAYLFIELNKLGIDVVGESQLVGYPTQFPDVSMMNWKNGKPNARYWVLRLIKTNFGPGDKLVTTSISNQNLMGQAFVTTKGKKLLLVNRSEKEQSLELPDATGATVNYVDLTTGDNPIGQTQLNSNTITLKPFAVTVVSWK
- a CDS encoding AraC family transcriptional regulator, giving the protein MNNYFLYFPVSEKDESWGLTVLNAGSTKIEKFTCYPPAQHPSHHNFDWDTGRVLQEYQLIYITKGGGIFESESCKAEITAGSVILLYPQERHRYKPHQQTGWDEMWVGFKGDFIDNIIEKSYFNPADAVFHIGFNETIVNLFNDIVKYSKEEKPGYQPMISGAIIYLLGLLHSEHQQKSLKETDMTEQTVSKARVLFREKVYEKISPEQVADELQIGYSLFRKIFKKYTGLAPGQYLIQLKIQKAKELLSDPNKLIKEIAYELHIESSLHFSKLFKEKVGLTPQEYRNQVLKKHKF
- a CDS encoding FG-GAP-like repeat-containing protein, with protein sequence MKPISKAKLLRATGSGGTWLSGRHYGATKKTIAGLLAFSMLITNCKKIAPQESDADKQDVSTASNLKTNTAGADFTIAVIPDTQVYVETGHNTYPDHWMEYFTAQTQYIADHKTTDNIVYAIHVGDIVNDGDLYTQPWLRADTAMKILDASGVAYGTACGNHEQTPNGIPFSGSTNDGSTTVKYNQYMGTSRVGSKPWYGGTYLAGNNDSHYDLFSAGGLNFVVVFIEYDESLMDNVNLGAWANSVLTTYASRKAIIVTHYVGGPTTPSTFGNQAADLYSRIKAHSNVFLFVGGHVNGEGFRQDTYSGRTIKSYISDYQFRTNGGDGYMRLMKFSVANDLISVQTYSPYRQNHGQSPYFETDSDSQFTKPLFHEETATRKCDFNQDGKTELSFFNAGVWKVDGMTNVTYGSATQGDIPVPMDYNADGKTDLAVWRPTNFNWYVQGVYEAVTYGTTGDIPVPADYDGDGKADIAMYRPSSPYHWYIKGQTGYDYGVAGAIPVPGDYNGDGKVDEAYYVPSTGMWNVRGQITNKHYGDVGYIPVPGDYDGDGVTDVAIFNPADGIWHLNSVVPNVTVLTPATGDIPAPGDYFGDGKTHPAIYRPSNHTLYMYNNGTVTTKVYSSSATGDKFLILPYHIRKFFFP